In Mercurialis annua linkage group LG6, ddMerAnnu1.2, whole genome shotgun sequence, the following are encoded in one genomic region:
- the LOC126686567 gene encoding probable pectinesterase/pectinesterase inhibitor 36, translated as MAISSSFCLEELETIQMAQTQILQVRSWVQSVAGGGLNQDLNHVSLPLSDCGKLYSESEFRVAQIVAGEKNYTDDDARTWLSGVLANHRTCFDGLSEKGFLEAGRDELAHNLTFLLGKSLAFYSRGRSIRRGVPKIPKPSHNEGILTSWSPTTSKADYVVAKDGSGTHKSIKDAIAALGKLGKTRTQRIVVHVKAGVYNENVEIGHHIKNVMLVGDGIDRTVITGSRNVPDGYTTLTSATFGVSGDGFWARDITFENTAGPAKHQAVALKVSSDHAVFYRCSFKAYQDTLYAHSLRQFYRDCHIYGTVDFIFGDASAVFQNCDIFVRRPMSGQANYITAQGRDNPNENTGICIQRSRVRPSPEFLNARKSIRSYLGRPWRKYSRTVFMQTDLDGIIDPTGWGPWHGNYALSTLFYAEYKNTGNGASTSRRVNWPGFHVLNTPRQAMPFTVSRFIQGEAWIPATGVPFWLEI; from the exons ATGGCCATTTCTTCAAGCTTTTGCCTTGAAGAATTGGAGACAATCCAAATGGCCCAAACACAAATTTTGCAAGTGAGAAGTTGGGTTCAATCAGTGGCCGGTGGAGGACTAAACCAGGATTTAAACCATGTTAGCCTGCCTCTAAGCGATTGTGGTAAGCTTTATAGTGAGAGTGAGTTTCGAGTTGCGCAAATAGTGGCCGGTGAGAAGAATTACACCGACGATGATGCTCGCACTTGGCTAAGTGGTGTGTTAGCTAATCATAGAACTTGTTTTGATGGTTTGAGTGAAAAAGGATTTTTAGAAGCTGGTCGTGATGAATTGGCTCACAATCTAACTTTTTTACTTGGTAAAAGCCTTGCTTTTTACAGTCGTGGGAGAAGCATAAGAAGGG GAGTGCCTAAGATACCAAAACCCAGTCACAACGAAGGAATTCTAACATCATGGAGTCCGACAACTTCCAAGGCAGATTATGTAGTAGCAAAGGATGGTTCTGGTACACATAAATCAATTAAGGATGCCATAGCTGCACTTGGTAAATTGGGTAAAACAAGAACTCAAAGAATTGTAGTTCATGTCAAAGCAGGAGTTTACAATGAGAACGTAGAAATTGGTCATCACATTAAAAATGTGATGCTTGTAGGAGACGGCATTGACAGAACAGTTATCACTGGCAGTCGAAATGTCCCAGATGGCTATACCACCTTGACATCCGCCACTTTTG GGGTGTCAGGGGATGGGTTTTGGGCAAGGGATATAACCTTTGAGAATACGGCTGGTCCCGCTAAACACCAAGCAGTAGCATTAAAAGTGAGTTCAGACCACGCAGTATTTTACCGATGCAGTTTCAAAGCATACCAAGACACTCTTTACGCGCATTCCTTACGGCAATTTTATCGCGATTGTCACATTTACGGAACTGTCGATTTTATATTCGGTGACGCTTCAGCAGTCTTCCAAAATTGCGACATTTTTGTCCGAAGACCAATGTCCGGTCAAGCCAACTATATAACCGCGCAAGGAAGAGATAATCCTAATGAAAACACCGGAATTTGCATACAGCGGTCGCGAGTGAGACCATCACCGGAGTTTCTTAATGCTAGAAAGTCGATAAGGAGTTATCTTGGTCGGCCTTGGAGGAAATATTCGAGGACTGTGTTTATGCAAACGGATCTTGATGGGATAATTGATCCGACGGGTTGGGGACCATGGCACGGTAATTATGCGCTTTCGACTCTGTTTTATGCGGAGTATAAGAATACCGGGAATGGCGCGTCTACGTCGAGAAGGGTAAATTGGCCCGGATTTCATGTGTTGAACACTCCTCGGCAAGCTATGCCGTTTACTGTGAGTAGGTTCATACAAGGAGAGGCTTGGATTCCAGCCACTGGTGTGCCATTTTGgcttgaaatttaa